The following are from one region of the Littorina saxatilis isolate snail1 linkage group LG2, US_GU_Lsax_2.0, whole genome shotgun sequence genome:
- the LOC138958832 gene encoding protein FAM241B-like — MVKILSNGDIVPDDDPRAKGASSGGNRADNTNRPRQGFVQHEDDGGGQGQGMYMGQGQQVSVFQMLNQKLLALGIPRFTVGQFNFEPIVTVGFLLAGIFFGFPGLIFAGLLFVVSKISQTGANPFTGGGGGQPQQGGGGGHQPGGGGGGGGGGGFGGSAGGHRLGRS; from the exons ATGGTGAAAATACTGAGCAACGGGGATATTGTCCCAGACGATGATCCGAGAGCAAAAGGCGCCAGTTCAGGTGGAAACAGAGCGGACAACACAAATCGTCCTCGCCAG GGCTTTGTTCAGCATGAAGACGATGGCGGCGGTCAGGGCCAGGGTATGTACATGGGACAAGGACAACAAGTGTCCGTCTTCCAAATGCTCAACCAGAAACTCCTGGCGCTAGGAATTCCTCGCTTTACCGTTGGACAGTTCAATTTTGAGCCGATCGTGACTGTGGGATTTCTGCTGGCTGGAATCTTCTTCGGATTTCCAGGACTGATTTTTGCTGGACTATTGTTTGTGGTGTCTAAAATAAGCCAAACAGGAGCCAATCCTTTCACTGGAGGAGGGGGTGGACAGCCGCAGCAGGGTGGAGGAGGTGGTCATCAGCcaggtggaggtggtggtgggggaggcGGAGGAGGTTTTGGTGGAAGCGCAGGAGGGCACAGACTGGGTAGATCATGA